A genomic stretch from Frigoribacterium sp. PvP032 includes:
- a CDS encoding ROK family transcriptional regulator, with protein sequence MVNPRLLSSAPTSRGLAFDLIRSQGPISRVELAERTGLTQATMSNVVRQLMVDGLVVEAGRRESTGGKPRTLLSIDPLARFALGVQLGADAVTVVLTDLGGAMVGRLRTHGVYGEAPDAAVARIAAVVADFLGGLGVPAERVAGLGLVTPGPIDLEHGSIHGAPPLEAWAGFPLVDAFHRATGLAVVLDNDATAAAIGEFWGGSVADSAAHCTVYYGAGIGAGIVLDGVVFRGASSNAGELGQVMSRAPGPFLSNTTVEKLAGPVGVALRARAAVAAGREAGFALTGLTDPYADFSVVATAAVHGDPLALELIRDSAEHLAAAVVSIANVLDLDSIVLAGPSLAIAGALYLEAVRRRVDEDFFAQAAHGVSVELSAYVADAAAVGGAALVLQREIVSRPGGGAPASPSAPASPSAPASPSAPASPSAPPTPPAPSTPEAS encoded by the coding sequence ATGGTCAACCCGCGCCTGCTCTCGAGCGCACCGACGAGCCGCGGGCTCGCCTTCGACCTGATCCGGTCGCAGGGCCCCATCAGCCGGGTCGAGCTCGCCGAGCGCACCGGGCTGACGCAGGCCACGATGTCGAACGTCGTGCGGCAGCTGATGGTCGACGGGCTCGTCGTCGAGGCCGGCCGCCGCGAGTCGACCGGGGGCAAGCCCCGCACCCTGCTCAGCATCGACCCGCTCGCCCGCTTCGCACTCGGCGTGCAGCTCGGCGCCGACGCGGTCACGGTCGTGCTCACCGACCTCGGCGGGGCGATGGTCGGCCGCCTCCGCACCCACGGCGTCTACGGCGAGGCGCCCGACGCCGCGGTCGCGCGCATCGCCGCGGTCGTCGCCGACTTCCTCGGCGGGCTCGGCGTCCCCGCCGAGCGGGTCGCCGGCCTCGGCCTCGTCACCCCCGGCCCGATCGACCTCGAGCACGGCAGCATCCACGGCGCTCCGCCGTTGGAGGCGTGGGCAGGGTTCCCCCTGGTCGACGCGTTCCACCGCGCCACCGGCCTGGCGGTCGTCCTCGACAACGACGCCACCGCGGCCGCCATCGGCGAGTTCTGGGGCGGCTCCGTCGCCGACTCGGCCGCCCACTGCACCGTCTACTACGGGGCCGGCATCGGGGCGGGCATCGTGCTCGACGGCGTCGTGTTCCGCGGGGCCAGCTCGAACGCGGGCGAGCTCGGCCAGGTGATGAGCCGTGCGCCGGGGCCGTTCCTGTCGAACACGACCGTCGAGAAGCTCGCCGGTCCGGTCGGGGTCGCCCTCCGGGCCCGGGCCGCCGTCGCTGCCGGACGCGAGGCCGGCTTCGCCCTCACCGGGCTGACCGACCCCTACGCCGACTTCAGCGTCGTCGCCACGGCCGCCGTGCACGGCGACCCGCTCGCCCTCGAGCTGATCCGCGACTCGGCCGAGCACCTCGCCGCGGCCGTCGTCTCGATCGCCAACGTGCTCGACCTCGACTCGATCGTGCTCGCGGGGCCGAGCCTCGCCATCGCCGGTGCCCTCTACCTCGAGGCGGTGCGACGACGCGTCGACGAGGACTTCTTCGCCCAGGCGGCCCACGGCGTCAGCGTCGAGCTGTCGGCGTACGTGGCCGACGCCGCCGCCGTCGGCGGGGCCGCGCTCGTGCTGCAGCGCGAGATCGTGTCCCGCCCGGGCGGCGGCGCGCCCGCGAGCCCGTCCGCACCCGCCAGCCCGTCCGCACCGGCCAGCCCGTCCGCACCGGCCAGCCCGTCCGCACCGCCGACTCCCCCTGCACCGTCCACCCCGGAGGCATCATGA
- a CDS encoding Gfo/Idh/MocA family protein — MTSSSSFAFPEPTATPLRGGPALRWGVIGTGEIAGDFTDALHAHTDQRVVAVSSRTLDKAERFASSHGVATAVEGQEALVGLAEVDVVYVATPHTSHVPDALLAIAAGKHVLVEKPFATTTEEADRLIAAARAAGVLVMEAMWTRYVPHSTVLARLLADGAIGDVRLATADVAWANDLSSGGRMADPSLGGGALLDIGVYAVWFAQFAIGRPAEVRATGTTRADGVDLEAAIALRTAEGRVGTAVTSLLTTSPGLGTISGSTGTVRMLEHLVFPASFELATAGGTATWHDPSVLRGRDGLAYEATALAAFVAEGRTDSPLHSLDDARSVTAVLETTRASLTVV, encoded by the coding sequence ATGACCAGCTCGTCCTCGTTCGCCTTCCCCGAGCCGACCGCGACCCCGCTGCGCGGCGGACCCGCACTCCGCTGGGGCGTGATCGGCACCGGCGAGATCGCGGGCGACTTCACCGACGCCCTGCACGCGCACACCGACCAGCGGGTCGTGGCCGTCTCGTCGCGCACGCTCGACAAGGCCGAGCGGTTCGCCTCCTCCCACGGCGTCGCCACGGCGGTCGAGGGCCAGGAGGCGCTGGTCGGCCTGGCCGAGGTCGACGTCGTCTACGTCGCCACGCCCCACACCAGCCACGTGCCCGACGCGCTGCTCGCGATCGCGGCCGGCAAGCACGTGCTGGTCGAGAAGCCGTTCGCGACGACGACGGAGGAGGCGGACCGCCTGATCGCCGCCGCCCGGGCGGCCGGCGTGCTCGTGATGGAGGCGATGTGGACGCGGTACGTGCCGCACAGCACCGTGCTTGCCCGGCTGCTCGCCGACGGCGCGATCGGCGACGTCCGGCTCGCGACGGCCGACGTGGCGTGGGCGAACGACCTGTCGTCCGGCGGGCGGATGGCCGATCCGTCGCTCGGCGGCGGCGCGCTGCTCGACATCGGCGTCTACGCCGTGTGGTTCGCGCAGTTCGCGATCGGCCGGCCCGCCGAGGTGCGGGCGACGGGCACCACCCGTGCCGACGGCGTCGACCTGGAGGCCGCGATCGCGCTCCGCACCGCCGAGGGCCGCGTCGGCACCGCCGTCACCAGCTTGCTGACGACGTCGCCGGGCCTCGGCACGATCAGCGGCTCGACCGGCACGGTGCGGATGCTCGAGCACCTGGTCTTCCCTGCCTCCTTCGAGCTGGCCACGGCCGGCGGCACGGCGACCTGGCACGACCCGTCGGTGCTGCGCGGCCGCGACGGCCTCGCCTACGAGGCGACGGCGCTGGCGGCGTTCGTCGCCGAGGGCCGCACGGACTCGCCGCTGCACTCGCTCGACGACGCACGGTCGGTGACGGCCGTGCTCGAGACGACCCGCGCCTCCTTGACGGTGGTCTGA
- a CDS encoding diacylglycerol kinase family protein produces the protein MTTDTDPTPPVTSGADAATASSTDASTDSASSQATRVAAVVYNPIKIDLDAVKAAVARAEGAAGWGTTLWFETSEDDAGQGPAREALEAGATMVIAAGGDGTVRAVAETVHASDASLALLPSGTGNLLARNLKLTLEDLDNSLETAFSGEDRDIDLGMLEIRREDGSSSEHVYVVMTGLGIDAKMLANTDDDLKKKVGWLAYVKALVATLRDENQLVFRYKIDGGKQRDMHAHTIIVGNCGALPANIVLLPDAAIDDGLFDILLLRPKGVRGWAHILYKVFWENGVVRRLPFADKLPGTENEALRYVKAKQIEVELKAPEDIEVDGDGFGVATGFRTWIEPGGLTVRVPRS, from the coding sequence GTGACCACTGACACCGACCCGACGCCCCCCGTGACGTCCGGAGCCGACGCCGCCACCGCCTCCTCGACCGACGCGTCGACCGACTCCGCGTCGTCCCAGGCGACACGGGTCGCCGCGGTCGTCTACAACCCGATCAAGATCGACCTCGACGCGGTGAAGGCCGCGGTCGCCCGTGCCGAGGGCGCCGCCGGCTGGGGCACGACGCTCTGGTTCGAGACGAGCGAGGACGACGCCGGCCAGGGCCCCGCCCGCGAGGCCCTCGAAGCCGGGGCGACGATGGTCATCGCGGCCGGCGGCGACGGCACCGTGCGGGCGGTCGCCGAGACGGTGCACGCCTCCGACGCCTCGCTCGCCCTGCTGCCGAGCGGCACGGGCAACCTGCTCGCCCGCAACCTCAAGCTCACCCTCGAGGACCTCGACAACTCCCTCGAGACCGCCTTCTCGGGCGAGGACCGCGACATCGACCTCGGCATGCTCGAGATCCGCCGCGAGGACGGCTCGTCGAGCGAGCACGTCTACGTCGTGATGACCGGCCTCGGCATCGACGCGAAGATGCTCGCGAACACCGACGACGACCTGAAGAAGAAGGTCGGCTGGCTGGCCTACGTCAAGGCGCTCGTCGCGACCCTCCGCGACGAGAACCAGCTCGTGTTCAGGTACAAGATCGACGGCGGCAAGCAGCGCGACATGCACGCGCACACGATCATCGTGGGCAACTGCGGCGCCCTGCCCGCGAACATCGTGCTGCTGCCCGACGCGGCGATCGACGACGGCCTGTTCGACATCCTGCTGCTGCGTCCGAAGGGCGTCCGCGGCTGGGCGCACATCCTCTACAAGGTCTTCTGGGAGAACGGCGTCGTCCGTCGCCTGCCGTTCGCCGACAAGCTGCCGGGCACCGAGAACGAGGCGCTGCGCTACGTCAAGGCGAAGCAGATCGAGGTCGAGCTGAAGGCGCCCGAGGACATCGAGGTCGACGGCGACGGCTTCGGCGTCGCCACGGGCTTCCGCACCTGGATCGAGCCGGGCGGGCTGACCGTGCGGGTGCCCCGCTCGTAA